In the Clupea harengus chromosome 16, Ch_v2.0.2, whole genome shotgun sequence genome, one interval contains:
- the LOC105904125 gene encoding bone morphogenetic protein receptor type-1A-like: protein MTKTVLVFITCLGVCVLSALPAIVGQNPDYVLQGTGVKPEPKRPPGPDGSTLAPEDADRFLSCYCSGHCPEDAVNNTCMTNGKCFAIVEEDEFGDMLLTSGCMRYEGYHFQCKDSPNAQTRRTIECCQSDFCNKDLQPTLPPPVIQDPLFGSAHWLAFLVSVTVCCFTLITITVICYFRYKVQMERRRYERDLEQDEAFMAMGDSLKELMYHSSTGSGSGLPLLVQRTIAKQIQMVRQIGKGRYGEVWLGRWRGEKVAVKVFFTREEASWFRETEIYQTVLMRHENILGFIAADIKGTGSFTQLFLITDYHENGSLYDYLRASTLDPQALLRLAYSAACGLCHLHTEIYGTQGKPAIAHRDLKSKNILVKKNGTCCIADLGLAVKFNSDTNEVDLPLSTRVGTRRYMAPEVLDQTLNKNSFQAFLMADIYSYGLIVWEIARRCVTGGIVEEYQLPYWDMVPSDPSFEDMREVVCVKGLRPAVTNRWNGSECLRALLKLMSECWAHNPASRLTALRIKKTLAKMVESQDIKI, encoded by the exons ATGACTAAAACAGTCCTCGTCTTCATCACGTGCCTGGGGGTCTGCGTTCTGTCTGCTCTTCCTGCAATAG TCGGGCAGAACCCAGACTACGTGCTCCAAGGCACAGGGGTGAAGCCGGAGCCCAAGAGGCCCCCAGGCCCGGACGGCTCCACGCTGGCCCCTGAGGACGCCGACCGCTTCCTGAGCTGCTACTGCTCCGGCCACTGCCCCGAGGACGCAGTCAACAACACCTGCAT GACCAATGGGAAGTGCTTTGCCATCGTTGAAGAGGACGAGTTTGGAGACATGCTCCTCACCTCGGGGTGCATGAGATATGAGGGCTACCATTTCCAGTGCAAG GATTCCCCAAATGCACAGACGAGAAGGACGATTGAATGTTGCCAGTCTGATTTTTGCAACAAAGACCTGCAGCCCACACTACCACCTCCAGTCATCCAAG ACCCTCTGTTTGGCAGTGCCCACTGGCTAGCCTTCCTCGTCTCCGTGACCGTCTGCTGCTTCACCCTCATAACCATCACAGTCATCTGCTACTTCAG ATATAAAGTGCAGATGGAGCGGAGGCGATACGAGCGGGACCTGGAGCAGGACGAAGCCTTCATGGCCATGGGAGATTCTCTCAAAGAGCTCATGTACCACTCCAGCACAGGCAGTGGCTCtgggctccccctgctg GTCCAGCGCACCATCGCTAAGCAGATCCAGATGGTGCGTCAGATCGGGAAGGGGCGCTACGGCGAGGTGTGGCTCGGCCGCTGGCGGGGGGAGAAGGTGGCCGTCAAAGTCTTCTTCACCCGCGAGGAGGCCAGCTGGTTCCGAGAGACGGAGATCTACCAGACGGTTCTCATGAGGCACGAGAACATCCTGG GCTTCATTGCAGCAGACATAAAGGGCACAGGATCCTTTACGCAGCTCTTCCTCATCACAGACTACCATGAGAATGGCTCCCTGTATGACTATCTGAGGGCCTCCACGCTGGACCCCCAGGCCCTGCTGCGGCTGGCCTACTCTGCCGCGTGCGGTCTGTGCCACTTGCACACGGAGATCTATGGTACCCAGGGCAAGCCCGCCATTGCACACAGAGACCTGAAGAGCAAGAACATCCTTGTGAAGAAAAATGGCACTTGTTGCATTGCAGACTTAGGACTGGCAGTTAAATTCAATAG TGACACCAATGAGGTGGACCTGCCCCTGAGTACCCGTGTGGGGACACGCAGGTATATGGCCCCTGAGGTCCTGGACCAGACCCTCAACAAGAACAGCTTCCAGGCCTTCCTCATGGCGGACATCTACAGCTACGGCCTTATTGTTTGGGAGATAGCCCGTCGATGTGTGACAGGAG GTATAGTGGAGGAATATCAGCTGCCATATTGGGACATGGTGCCTTCAGACCCTTCCTTTGAGGACATGcgggaggtggtgtgtgtgaagggcttACGGCCAGCGGTCACCAACCGCTGGAATGGCAGCGAG TGTCTGCGTGCTCTCCTCAAGCTCATGTCAGAGTGCTGGGCGCATAACCCCGCCTCCCGCCTCACAGCCTTACGCATCAAGAAGACTCTGGCCAAGATGGTGGAATCTCAAGACATCAAAATATGA